One Hemibagrus wyckioides isolate EC202008001 linkage group LG07, SWU_Hwy_1.0, whole genome shotgun sequence DNA segment encodes these proteins:
- the LOC131355787 gene encoding NACHT and WD repeat domain-containing protein 2 isoform X3 produces the protein MILDAAVEAGLDTRILEEWYCRDENSVPPAYYLKPKAETLKNYQNSMESSSVAKAKNAKAWRAVSEEIKKIFRTAVLQLQEKGTMKSAQAKKFLCSALEDELDFALGKQTPAFLKKCVCYIRKISNFDRFAKIPDMARYMDIVMSGDRIMRNQEAYERLLKVRDEFIPTIVAASNLRVYSSVTHCDMKLGYSQEVESHYVEGLCKQFYEDMVDIIQATVQQNFDTETDPLYDEIIQHLSLCKTFSSFYVYKSEVLDIVQEYLYPSKGGRIMPLVVYGGPCTGKTLLLAEVAKQAYSWLQKEMGPETDPVIIVRFIGSSDLSTDLRNLLQSICEQIAINYRCLIHYLPNKIEEMRELLINLLGESSFHRPLVIILDSLEQLSEADEARKLWWLPIQLPCTVRIVVTTLPNKHGILQKLRCLIHDEDCYVELTQRDRKACSQTLKQQLLSVKRKVTSGQQIYVNEALAKCTLPMFVNLIYREVVHWRSHKDVDEKSLCSTVHESIEHLFISIENKLGSHFVFRALGYITMARVGLTEVELEDILSLDNSVLGDIMVNSNLTNPLRIPYDLIAQLREELEGYLVERQVRNVTLLVWANRHLHLIAQKLYLSNEEDVHQMHSLLAEYFLGVWAGGRKKIFHCDNNHFASLNISQHRNPHNQQSLHGHDKASADKHSYDRQTPEQPWVFQCNLLEPDIFFVNHRKMTELLFHLTRSGRTDDLMYGVIMNFSWLYTMIKIGQFDKALTDIDLAYSYSQEKELKFLASTLRSIKVKVIKNPASLSAELQQRLLPVVTSLPKLRHLLLECDKDGPKYCSIVPLHSSMDVTYSPERLPLCSSYMQIVEILPTLAPNIVIVALEDGSVSTWDVESRQLLRQIDTARSVVLGVRLTTDEKYLVVATTKNTLLIYDNHKSCLLSEVEVKGSKQCGITGGVAFINGFTLSSPHALAWLEASKDVSVIDLQYGWPLYQFHCWYEVTCVECSPDGMYAFCGQYLNTTTVFHLGSGDKLATVTSEFSGGFVKSILVLDTIHQMVMIDNEGSLSVWNTKDITNPRLMEDYDCRGDDSEVVGIELSEDQKSVLICKARSIEVLDTKVWKMVEKFKAKRSERFVAAVLSKNGQSIVASMENTSSIFVWRRDSGQCMASLIEISGAIVKLIKSTHHNLLLSVASSGVLSVWDIDIITAMSNIDKTGKRIQSVQLTGREDFVYTMDGSEAIHKWNFSTGFIEMVFKHEGFVENCVLTTSGDLMVTSDDKCSQYIWQTATGENIFRINGQKISQLLITHNDQFVVSLCEQNASRVWRLATGHKVCNILVTLQHALITTANTFLVGTTKNKLLAVSLWSGSVSKKFVCDDGITIINFKLIPDSPDYVVFITSTETVFIWSVADESVCRRVQLPSNFLKNLEDFQISPNGKLGIVSKGDDNINVLDLHSGKLRLVHAAGIIWRQKLSRDGRYLVYICFRNCDEDDDAGVVSSLIVMRLADGKSIGTCSLYKTPTYLCLSQRALNIIIGFEDGSIGTYTVVDRVDAALKIKIATSNSRQIVNNASQKIRPKCSTNAFKTIADCMWRESTEVFSRDSPINVSDSGEPETTTPTKKAELLQ, from the exons ATGATTCTAGATGCTGCAGTAGAAGCGGGTCTGGACACACGGATCCTGGAGGAGTGGTACTGCCGGGATGAAAACTCAGTACCACCGGCATACTACCTCAAACCCAAAGCTGAGACGCTGAAAAACTACCAGAACTCG ATGGAGTCGAGCAGTGTTGCGAAGGCCAAGAATGCTAAAGCTTGGAGAGCAGTTTCTGAAGAGATCAAGAAAATCTTCCGAACTGCAGTCCTTCAACTACAAGAGAAAGGAACCATGAAAAGTGCACAGGCCAAAAAATTTCTTTGTTCGG CACTGGAGGATGAACTGGACTTTGCTTTAGGAAAACAGACCCCGGCCTTcttgaagaagtgtgtgtgttacattcgCAAAATCTCCAACTTTGACCGCTTTGCCAAGATTCCTGACATGGCCCGCTACATGGACATTGTTATGAGTGGGGATCGCATCATGAGGAACCAGGAGGCCTATGAGCGTCTTCTGAAAGTCAGAGATGAGTTCATTCCTACAATAGTCGCAGCATCCAACCTCCGTGTCTATTCCTCAGTCACCCATTGCGACATGAAGCTGGGCTACTCCCAAGAGGTAGAGAGTCACTATGTGGAGGGTCTGTGTAAGCAGTTCTATGAGGACATGGTGGACATTATTCAAGCTACTGTCCAGCAAAACTTTGACACAGAAACAGATCCACTATACGACGAGATTATTCAACATCTTTCGCTGTGCAAGACATTTTCCTCGTTTTATGTGTATAAAAGTGAGGTCCTGGATATAGTGCAGGAATACCTGTACCCATCCAAAGGAGGGAGAATAATGCCACTAGTCGTTTATGGAGGGCCATGTACAGGAAAGACACTGCTGCTTGCTGAGGTGGCTAAACAG GCATACTCATGGCTTCAGAAAGAAATGGGGCCAGAAACAGATCCTGTCATCATTGTTCGCTTCATTGGTTCATCCGACCTCTCTACAGACCTCCGCAACCTACTCCAAAGTATTTGTGAGCAGATTGCCATAAACTATCGCTGCTTAATCCACTACCTACCAAACAAGATTGAAGAGATGAGAGAATTGTTGATAAACCTTCTGGGAGAGTCATCCTTCCATCGACCCCTAGTGATCATACTAGATTCTTTGGAACAGCTGTCAGAAGCAGATGAGGCACGTAAGCTGTGGTGGTTGCCTATCCAACTCCCTTGTACAGTCCGCATTGTGGTAACAACCTTGCCTAACAAACATGGGATTCTACAGAAATTACGTTGCCTGATTCATGATGAGGATTGCTATGTAGAATTGACACAAAGAGACCGTAAAGCATGTAGCCAAACACTCAAACAGCAGCTTCTGAGTGTCAAACGAAAAGTAACCTCAGGCCAACAAATATATGTAAACGAAGCACTGGCTAAATGTACACTGCCTATGTTTGTCAACCTTATCTATCGTGAGGTGGTACACTGGCGCTCACACAAAGACGTTGATGAAAAGTCTCTTTGCTCAACAGTGCATGAGAGCATAGAACATCTCTTCATCTCCATTGAAAATAAGCTGGGATCCCACTTTGTCTTTCGTGCATTGGGATACATTACAATGGCACGTGTAGGGTTGACAGAGGTGGAACTGGAGGATATACTATCTTTAGACAATAGTGTACTTGGAGACATCATGGTAAACTCAAATCTAACAAATCCCCTGCGAATCCCCTATGATCTCATTGCTCAACTAAGAGAAGAGCTGGAGGGTTACTTGGTGGAGCGTCAAGTTCGGAATGTAACCCTTTTGGTGTGGGCAAACAGGCATCTCCATCTCATTGCACAAAAGTTGTATCTCAGTAATGAAGAAGATGTGCATCAAATGCACAGCCTTTTAGCCGAGTATTTCCTTGGGGTATGGGCAGGTGGTAGAAAGAAGATTTTCCACTGTGACAACAATCACTTTGCCTCATTAAACATCTCTCAGCATCGGAACCCTCACAACCAACAAAGCCTTCATGGCCACGACAAAGCCTCTGCTGACAAGCATTCCTATGACCGGCAGACTCCAGAACAACCCTGGGTGTTCCAATGCAACTTACTTGAGCCAGACATCTTCTTTGTCAATCACCGAAAAATGACAGAACTGTTATTTCATTTGACAAGGAGTGGGAGGACAGATGACCTCATGTATGGTGTTATTATGAACTTCAGTTGGTTATATACGATGATAAAGATTGGACAGTTCGACAAGGCCTTGACAGACATAGACCTGGCCTACAGTTACTCACAGGAAAAGGAGCTCAAGTTCCTTGCTAGCACACTCCGGAGTATAAAGGTCAAAGTAATCAAGAACCCTGCTTCACTGTCTGCTGAGCTTCAGCAAAGACTTCTTCCTGTGGTCACATCCCTCCCCAAGCTCAGACATCTCTTACTAGAGTGTGACAAGGATGGACCCAAATACTGCTCCATAGTACCACTCCACTCTTCCATGGATGTTACATACAGTCCTGAGAGACTACCACTGTGCTCTAGTTATATGCAGATTGTTGAGATTCTACCTACCTTGGCTCCCAACATTGTAATTGTAGCTCTTGAGGATGGCTCAGTCAGTACATGGGATGTTGAGAGCAGACAGTTGCTGAGACAGATCGACACAGCAAGGTCAGTTGTTCTTGGTGTTAGGCTCACCACAGATGAGAAGTACCTTGTGGTTGCCACTACAAAAAACACACTACTAATTTATGATAACCATAAATCCTGTTTGTTGTCAGAGGTGGAAGTTAAAGGCTCAAAGCAGTGTGGCATCACAGGTGGGGTGGCATTCATTAATGGATTTACCTTATCCAGCCCCCATGCCTTAGCTTGGCTGGAGGCCAGTAAAGATGTCAGTGTGATTGACCTGCAGTATGGCTGGCCTTTATACCAGTTCCATTGCTGGTATGAAGTAACCTGTGTTGAATGCTCCCCGGATGGGATGTATGCTTTCTGTGGGCAATATTTAAACACCACTACAGTATTCCACCTAGGAAGTGGAGATAAGCTTGCAACAGTGACCTCTGAGTTTTCTGGTGGATTTGTCAAGTCCATCCTGGTTCTAGATACAATCCATCAAATGGTGATGATCGACAACGAAGGTAGCCTTTCTGTCTGGAACACCAAAGATATCACAAATCCCAGGCTTATGGAGGACTATGACTGCAGAGGGGATGATAGTGAGGTGGTAGGTATAGAATTATCTGAGGATCAGAAATCAGTACTTATTTGCAAAGCCAGAAGCATTGAGGTGCTTGACACAAAGGTTTGGAAGATGGTAGAGAAGTTTAAGGCCAAACGTAGTGAGAGATTTGTGGCTGCTGTTCTGTCAAAGAATGGCCAAAGTATTGTAGCATCGATGGAAAATACGTCATCCATATTTGTGTGGAGAAGAGACAGTGGGCAATGCATGGCTAGTTTAATAGAGATTTCAGGAGCCATCGTCAAGTTGATCAAGTCAACACACCATAACTTGCTTTTGTCCGTAGCCAGCAGTGGGGTTCTCTCAGTTTGGGACATTGATATCATAACAGCAATGTCAAACATTGACAAAACAGGCAAACGGATCCAAAGTGTACAGCTGACAGGCAGAGAAGACTTTGTCTATACAATGGATGGTTCTGAAGCCATCCATAAGTGGAACTTCAGCACAGGTTTCATTGAGATGGTGTTTAAACATGAAGGGTTTGTGGAGAACTGTGTCCTTACCACATCTGGTGACCTTATGGTGACATCTGATGACAAATGTAGCCAATATATCTGGCAGACTGCCACTGGTGAAAATATCTTCCGAATCAATGGCCAAAAAATATCCCAACTTCTTATAACCCATAATGACCAATTTgtggtttctctctgtgaacaaaatgCCTCACGTGTCTGGAGGCTTGCTACTGGACACAAAGTGTGTAACATCTTGGTAACCCTCCAGCATGCACTCATCACCACAGCCAACACTTTCCTGGTTGGTACAACTAAAAACAAGCTGTTGGCTGTCAGCTTGTGGTCCGGCAGTGTATCCAAGAAGTTCGTCTGTGATGATGGGATTACAATCATAAATTTTAAGCTAATTCCAGACAGTCCAGACTATGTTGTCTTCATCACATCCACAGAGACTGTTTTCATATGGAGTGTAGCTGATGAGTCTGTCTGCAGAAGGGTGCAACTGCCAAGCAACTTCTTAAAGAACTTGGAAGACTTCCAAATCTCACCAAATGGAAAGTTGGGAATTGTATCTAAAGGAGATGACAACATAAATGTTCTGGATCTACACAGTGGAAAACTGCGCTTAGTCCATGCTGCAGGCATAATATGGAGGCAAAAGTTATCAAGAGATGGACGGTACTTGGTGTACATTTGTTTCCGAAATTGTGATGAGGACGACGATGCAGGTGTGGTTTCTAGTTTAATTGTCATGCGACTTGCTGATGGAAAGAGTATTGGTACCTGTTCTCTCTACAAAACACCAACCTACTTGTGCCTATCACAACGAGCACTCAACATTATTATTGGCTTTGAGGATGGTAGCATTGGGACCTACACAGTTGTGGACCGTGTGGATGCAGCCCTCAAAATCAAGATTGCCACCTCCAACAGCCGGCAGATTGTTAACAACGCCTCACAGAAAATACGACCCAAGTGCAGCACCAATGCCTTCAAGACCATTGCTGATTGCATGTGGAGGGAGTCAACAGAAGTTTTCTCTCGAGATAGCCCCATCAATGTCTCTGACAGTGGGGAGCCtgaaacaacaacaccaacaaaaaagGCTGAATTATTGCAATGA
- the LOC131355787 gene encoding NACHT and WD repeat domain-containing protein 2 isoform X2 — protein sequence MKRMNPRWKSSPMWPSGVGSRLPCPRESALRRAAISGNVLALPPYHVPTGRSVRVFICANPDDTEAERNALKEHVYPKLRDFCRENYGIEFQVVDLYWGVDPEEWDSPELQRLRMKLLEECLKTSAGPCFVGLVGEKYGSIRVPGEVESAEFEMILDAAVEAGLDTRILEEWYCRDENSVPPAYYLKPKAETLKNYQNSMESSSVAKAKNAKAWRAVSEEIKKIFRTAVLQLQEKGTMKSAQAKKFLCSALEDELDFALGKQTPAFLKKCVCYIRKISNFDRFAKIPDMARYMDIVMSGDRIMRNQEAYERLLKVRDEFIPTIVAASNLRVYSSVTHCDMKLGYSQEVESHYVEGLCKQFYEDMVDIIQATVQQNFDTETDPLYDEIIQHLSLCKTFSSFYVYKSEVLDIVQEYLYPSKGGRIMPLVVYGGPCTGKTLLLAEVAKQAYSWLQKEMGPETDPVIIVRFIGSSDLSTDLRNLLQSICEQIAINYRCLIHYLPNKIEEMRELLINLLGESSFHRPLVIILDSLEQLSEADEARKLWWLPIQLPCTVRIVVTTLPNKHGILQKLRCLIHDEDCYVELTQRDRKACSQTLKQQLLSVKRKVTSGQQIYVNEALAKCTLPMFVNLIYREVVHWRSHKDVDEKSLCSTVHESIEHLFISIENKLGSHFVFRALGYITMARVGLTEVELEDILSLDNSVLGDIMVNSNLTNPLRIPYDLIAQLREELEGYLVERQVRNVTLLVWANRHLHLIAQKLYLSNEEDVHQMHSLLAEYFLGVWAGGRKKIFHCDNNHFASLNISQHRNPHNQQSLHGHDKASADKHSYDRQTPEQPWVFQCNLLEPDIFFVNHRKMTELLFHLTRSGRTDDLMYGVIMNFSWLYTMIKIGQFDKALTDIDLAYSYSQEKELKFLASTLRSIKVKVIKNPASLSAELQQRLLPVVTSLPKLRHLLLECDKDGPKYCSIVPLHSSMDVTYSPERLPLCSSYMQIVEILPTLAPNIVIVALEDGSVSTWDVESRQLLRQIDTARSVVLGVRLTTDEKYLVVATTKNTLLIYDNHKSCLLSEVEVKGSKQCGITGGVAFINGFTLSSPHALAWLEASKDVSVIDLQYGWPLYQFHCWYEVTCVECSPDGMYAFCGQYLNTTTVFHLGSGDKLATVTSEFSGGFVKSILVLDTIHQMVMIDNEGSLSVWNTKDITNPRLMEDYDCRGDDSEVVGIELSEDQKSVLICKARSIEVLDTKVWKMVEKFKAKRSERFVAAVLSKNGQSIVASMENTSSIFVWRRDSGQCMASLIEISGAIVKLIKSTHHNLLLSVASSGVLSVWDIDIITAMSNIDKTGKRIQSVQLTGREDFVYTMDGSEAIHKWNFSTGFIEMVFKHEGFVENCVLTTSGDLMVTSDDKCSQYIWQTATGENIFRINGQKISQLLITHNDQFVVSLCEQNASRVWRLATGHKVCNILVTLQHALITTANTFLVGTTKNKLLAVSLWSGSVSKKFVCDDGITIINFKLIPDSPDYVVFITSTETVFIWSVADESVCRRVQLPSNFLKNLEDFQISPNGKLGIVSKGDDNINVLDLHSGKLRLVHAAGIIWRQKLSRDGRYLVYICFRNCDEDDDAGVVSSLIVMRLADGKSIGTCSLYKTPTYLCLSQRALNIIIGFEDGSIGTYTVVDRVDAALKIKIATSNSRQIVNNASQKIRPKCSTNAFKTIADCMWRESTEVFSRDSPINVSDSGEPETTTPTKKAELLQ from the exons gtAGTGGACCTGTACTGGGGTGTGGACCCAGAGGAGTGGGACAGTCCAGAACTACAGAGACTGCGAATGaagcttctagaggaatgccTGAAGACTTCTGCAGGTCCATGCTTTGTT GGTTTGGTGGGGGAGAAGTACGGCAGCATTCGTGTTCCCGGTGAGGTGGAATCGGCTGAGTTTGAGATGATTCTAGATGCTGCAGTAGAAGCGGGTCTGGACACACGGATCCTGGAGGAGTGGTACTGCCGGGATGAAAACTCAGTACCACCGGCATACTACCTCAAACCCAAAGCTGAGACGCTGAAAAACTACCAGAACTCG ATGGAGTCGAGCAGTGTTGCGAAGGCCAAGAATGCTAAAGCTTGGAGAGCAGTTTCTGAAGAGATCAAGAAAATCTTCCGAACTGCAGTCCTTCAACTACAAGAGAAAGGAACCATGAAAAGTGCACAGGCCAAAAAATTTCTTTGTTCGG CACTGGAGGATGAACTGGACTTTGCTTTAGGAAAACAGACCCCGGCCTTcttgaagaagtgtgtgtgttacattcgCAAAATCTCCAACTTTGACCGCTTTGCCAAGATTCCTGACATGGCCCGCTACATGGACATTGTTATGAGTGGGGATCGCATCATGAGGAACCAGGAGGCCTATGAGCGTCTTCTGAAAGTCAGAGATGAGTTCATTCCTACAATAGTCGCAGCATCCAACCTCCGTGTCTATTCCTCAGTCACCCATTGCGACATGAAGCTGGGCTACTCCCAAGAGGTAGAGAGTCACTATGTGGAGGGTCTGTGTAAGCAGTTCTATGAGGACATGGTGGACATTATTCAAGCTACTGTCCAGCAAAACTTTGACACAGAAACAGATCCACTATACGACGAGATTATTCAACATCTTTCGCTGTGCAAGACATTTTCCTCGTTTTATGTGTATAAAAGTGAGGTCCTGGATATAGTGCAGGAATACCTGTACCCATCCAAAGGAGGGAGAATAATGCCACTAGTCGTTTATGGAGGGCCATGTACAGGAAAGACACTGCTGCTTGCTGAGGTGGCTAAACAG GCATACTCATGGCTTCAGAAAGAAATGGGGCCAGAAACAGATCCTGTCATCATTGTTCGCTTCATTGGTTCATCCGACCTCTCTACAGACCTCCGCAACCTACTCCAAAGTATTTGTGAGCAGATTGCCATAAACTATCGCTGCTTAATCCACTACCTACCAAACAAGATTGAAGAGATGAGAGAATTGTTGATAAACCTTCTGGGAGAGTCATCCTTCCATCGACCCCTAGTGATCATACTAGATTCTTTGGAACAGCTGTCAGAAGCAGATGAGGCACGTAAGCTGTGGTGGTTGCCTATCCAACTCCCTTGTACAGTCCGCATTGTGGTAACAACCTTGCCTAACAAACATGGGATTCTACAGAAATTACGTTGCCTGATTCATGATGAGGATTGCTATGTAGAATTGACACAAAGAGACCGTAAAGCATGTAGCCAAACACTCAAACAGCAGCTTCTGAGTGTCAAACGAAAAGTAACCTCAGGCCAACAAATATATGTAAACGAAGCACTGGCTAAATGTACACTGCCTATGTTTGTCAACCTTATCTATCGTGAGGTGGTACACTGGCGCTCACACAAAGACGTTGATGAAAAGTCTCTTTGCTCAACAGTGCATGAGAGCATAGAACATCTCTTCATCTCCATTGAAAATAAGCTGGGATCCCACTTTGTCTTTCGTGCATTGGGATACATTACAATGGCACGTGTAGGGTTGACAGAGGTGGAACTGGAGGATATACTATCTTTAGACAATAGTGTACTTGGAGACATCATGGTAAACTCAAATCTAACAAATCCCCTGCGAATCCCCTATGATCTCATTGCTCAACTAAGAGAAGAGCTGGAGGGTTACTTGGTGGAGCGTCAAGTTCGGAATGTAACCCTTTTGGTGTGGGCAAACAGGCATCTCCATCTCATTGCACAAAAGTTGTATCTCAGTAATGAAGAAGATGTGCATCAAATGCACAGCCTTTTAGCCGAGTATTTCCTTGGGGTATGGGCAGGTGGTAGAAAGAAGATTTTCCACTGTGACAACAATCACTTTGCCTCATTAAACATCTCTCAGCATCGGAACCCTCACAACCAACAAAGCCTTCATGGCCACGACAAAGCCTCTGCTGACAAGCATTCCTATGACCGGCAGACTCCAGAACAACCCTGGGTGTTCCAATGCAACTTACTTGAGCCAGACATCTTCTTTGTCAATCACCGAAAAATGACAGAACTGTTATTTCATTTGACAAGGAGTGGGAGGACAGATGACCTCATGTATGGTGTTATTATGAACTTCAGTTGGTTATATACGATGATAAAGATTGGACAGTTCGACAAGGCCTTGACAGACATAGACCTGGCCTACAGTTACTCACAGGAAAAGGAGCTCAAGTTCCTTGCTAGCACACTCCGGAGTATAAAGGTCAAAGTAATCAAGAACCCTGCTTCACTGTCTGCTGAGCTTCAGCAAAGACTTCTTCCTGTGGTCACATCCCTCCCCAAGCTCAGACATCTCTTACTAGAGTGTGACAAGGATGGACCCAAATACTGCTCCATAGTACCACTCCACTCTTCCATGGATGTTACATACAGTCCTGAGAGACTACCACTGTGCTCTAGTTATATGCAGATTGTTGAGATTCTACCTACCTTGGCTCCCAACATTGTAATTGTAGCTCTTGAGGATGGCTCAGTCAGTACATGGGATGTTGAGAGCAGACAGTTGCTGAGACAGATCGACACAGCAAGGTCAGTTGTTCTTGGTGTTAGGCTCACCACAGATGAGAAGTACCTTGTGGTTGCCACTACAAAAAACACACTACTAATTTATGATAACCATAAATCCTGTTTGTTGTCAGAGGTGGAAGTTAAAGGCTCAAAGCAGTGTGGCATCACAGGTGGGGTGGCATTCATTAATGGATTTACCTTATCCAGCCCCCATGCCTTAGCTTGGCTGGAGGCCAGTAAAGATGTCAGTGTGATTGACCTGCAGTATGGCTGGCCTTTATACCAGTTCCATTGCTGGTATGAAGTAACCTGTGTTGAATGCTCCCCGGATGGGATGTATGCTTTCTGTGGGCAATATTTAAACACCACTACAGTATTCCACCTAGGAAGTGGAGATAAGCTTGCAACAGTGACCTCTGAGTTTTCTGGTGGATTTGTCAAGTCCATCCTGGTTCTAGATACAATCCATCAAATGGTGATGATCGACAACGAAGGTAGCCTTTCTGTCTGGAACACCAAAGATATCACAAATCCCAGGCTTATGGAGGACTATGACTGCAGAGGGGATGATAGTGAGGTGGTAGGTATAGAATTATCTGAGGATCAGAAATCAGTACTTATTTGCAAAGCCAGAAGCATTGAGGTGCTTGACACAAAGGTTTGGAAGATGGTAGAGAAGTTTAAGGCCAAACGTAGTGAGAGATTTGTGGCTGCTGTTCTGTCAAAGAATGGCCAAAGTATTGTAGCATCGATGGAAAATACGTCATCCATATTTGTGTGGAGAAGAGACAGTGGGCAATGCATGGCTAGTTTAATAGAGATTTCAGGAGCCATCGTCAAGTTGATCAAGTCAACACACCATAACTTGCTTTTGTCCGTAGCCAGCAGTGGGGTTCTCTCAGTTTGGGACATTGATATCATAACAGCAATGTCAAACATTGACAAAACAGGCAAACGGATCCAAAGTGTACAGCTGACAGGCAGAGAAGACTTTGTCTATACAATGGATGGTTCTGAAGCCATCCATAAGTGGAACTTCAGCACAGGTTTCATTGAGATGGTGTTTAAACATGAAGGGTTTGTGGAGAACTGTGTCCTTACCACATCTGGTGACCTTATGGTGACATCTGATGACAAATGTAGCCAATATATCTGGCAGACTGCCACTGGTGAAAATATCTTCCGAATCAATGGCCAAAAAATATCCCAACTTCTTATAACCCATAATGACCAATTTgtggtttctctctgtgaacaaaatgCCTCACGTGTCTGGAGGCTTGCTACTGGACACAAAGTGTGTAACATCTTGGTAACCCTCCAGCATGCACTCATCACCACAGCCAACACTTTCCTGGTTGGTACAACTAAAAACAAGCTGTTGGCTGTCAGCTTGTGGTCCGGCAGTGTATCCAAGAAGTTCGTCTGTGATGATGGGATTACAATCATAAATTTTAAGCTAATTCCAGACAGTCCAGACTATGTTGTCTTCATCACATCCACAGAGACTGTTTTCATATGGAGTGTAGCTGATGAGTCTGTCTGCAGAAGGGTGCAACTGCCAAGCAACTTCTTAAAGAACTTGGAAGACTTCCAAATCTCACCAAATGGAAAGTTGGGAATTGTATCTAAAGGAGATGACAACATAAATGTTCTGGATCTACACAGTGGAAAACTGCGCTTAGTCCATGCTGCAGGCATAATATGGAGGCAAAAGTTATCAAGAGATGGACGGTACTTGGTGTACATTTGTTTCCGAAATTGTGATGAGGACGACGATGCAGGTGTGGTTTCTAGTTTAATTGTCATGCGACTTGCTGATGGAAAGAGTATTGGTACCTGTTCTCTCTACAAAACACCAACCTACTTGTGCCTATCACAACGAGCACTCAACATTATTATTGGCTTTGAGGATGGTAGCATTGGGACCTACACAGTTGTGGACCGTGTGGATGCAGCCCTCAAAATCAAGATTGCCACCTCCAACAGCCGGCAGATTGTTAACAACGCCTCACAGAAAATACGACCCAAGTGCAGCACCAATGCCTTCAAGACCATTGCTGATTGCATGTGGAGGGAGTCAACAGAAGTTTTCTCTCGAGATAGCCCCATCAATGTCTCTGACAGTGGGGAGCCtgaaacaacaacaccaacaaaaaagGCTGAATTATTGCAATGA